In the genome of Acidobacteriota bacterium, one region contains:
- a CDS encoding HD domain-containing protein, with protein MKQMLPRRIKIQYILLLILVSVSVLPLWFFGSQMVRINKGRLETQEKVLQTTLSKSLAQQIQLYMENVRQQVKELFDAVTPLAVQVRNSTYENNPRMERVLEDSLADQPSVIYVSVLNAEARGRGAQATQASGFNAGSDTFVRKTLEAAFLAARQGQRYESNPLTTVGPHGSELVMVIAEPIQHQTDFLGMIAAVVTLRPLADELEESRRLGLEAYIVDNSGRTVASNNPDQNVAGMDMVSDPIVQKFLAWRGRAHLTETSEYNLVRNGRTVPMLGTYSATLSGRWGVILQKKKSDAFMTVVEMRDATIRLGLLVIIISLIVAVFASKSVTRPIAHLAHIARAIAARDFSVRADVRNRTEIGELAQGFNIMAEDIQQYISNLKRASDENRQLFIDSIEMIAAAVDAKDPYTKGHSSRVSQYSVILAKEIGLDEQEVELVRDSATLHDVGKIGVDDEVLRKPGVLSDEEFELMKRHTIIGFEIVRQVQQLADTLPGIRWHHESLDGSGYPDGIRGDEIPLLVRIIAVADTFDAITTDRPYQSGSDFPSALDILKKHAGIRYDPIVVDALHLAYAKGYLQKFEKARRSQVPVVEINS; from the coding sequence ATGAAACAGATGCTGCCCAGGCGGATAAAAATCCAGTACATCCTGCTGCTGATTCTGGTCAGCGTCAGCGTCCTGCCTCTGTGGTTCTTCGGTTCACAAATGGTCAGAATAAATAAGGGGCGGCTGGAGACCCAGGAAAAAGTGCTTCAGACGACGCTTTCCAAATCGCTCGCTCAACAGATTCAGCTCTACATGGAAAACGTGCGGCAGCAGGTAAAAGAGCTCTTTGACGCGGTCACTCCGCTGGCAGTTCAGGTGCGAAACTCAACATACGAAAATAATCCGCGCATGGAGCGTGTCCTGGAAGATTCGCTGGCAGATCAGCCGAGCGTCATTTACGTGAGTGTCCTGAACGCTGAGGCCCGGGGGCGTGGCGCCCAGGCCACCCAGGCCAGCGGATTCAACGCCGGCTCCGATACTTTTGTGCGCAAAACGCTGGAGGCGGCCTTTCTGGCGGCCCGCCAGGGGCAGCGGTATGAGAGCAACCCCCTGACCACGGTGGGGCCGCACGGCAGCGAACTTGTGATGGTGATTGCCGAACCCATTCAGCATCAGACCGATTTTCTAGGCATGATCGCAGCCGTCGTAACACTCCGGCCGCTGGCCGACGAGCTCGAAGAGTCGAGAAGGCTGGGGCTCGAGGCCTACATCGTGGATAACTCCGGCCGCACCGTGGCTTCCAACAATCCTGACCAGAACGTTGCCGGCATGGACATGGTGAGCGATCCCATCGTGCAGAAATTCCTGGCGTGGCGCGGCCGTGCCCATCTCACAGAAACTTCAGAATACAACCTGGTCCGCAACGGCAGAACTGTCCCCATGCTCGGGACCTATTCAGCGACGCTCAGCGGACGGTGGGGAGTGATCCTGCAAAAGAAAAAGAGTGATGCCTTTATGACCGTCGTCGAGATGCGCGACGCCACCATCCGGCTGGGGCTGCTGGTTATCATCATCAGCCTGATTGTTGCCGTGTTCGCGTCCAAGTCGGTCACGCGCCCCATTGCCCATCTGGCCCACATTGCCCGCGCCATTGCGGCGAGAGACTTCAGCGTTCGCGCCGACGTTCGCAACCGCACAGAAATTGGCGAACTGGCCCAGGGCTTCAACATCATGGCCGAAGACATCCAGCAATACATCAGCAATCTGAAGCGTGCCTCAGACGAAAACCGGCAACTGTTCATCGACTCCATCGAGATGATTGCCGCCGCGGTTGATGCCAAGGACCCTTACACCAAAGGCCACTCGAGCCGCGTATCCCAGTACTCCGTGATTCTGGCGAAAGAAATCGGCCTGGATGAACAGGAAGTTGAACTGGTACGCGATTCCGCCACGCTGCATGACGTAGGGAAAATCGGCGTGGACGATGAGGTGCTGCGAAAGCCCGGAGTGCTGAGCGATGAAGAATTCGAACTCATGAAACGCCACACGATTATAGGATTTGAAATTGTCCGCCAGGTGCAACAGCTTGCCGATACGCTGCCGGGAATCCGCTGGCACCACGAATCGCTCGACGGCTCCGGCTACCCGGACGGCATCAGGGGCGATGAGATTCCGCTGCTGGTCAGGATCATCGCCGTTGCGGACACCTTCGACGCCATCACCACGGACCGGCCCTACCAGTCAGGCAGCGATTTCCCTTCCGCGCTGGACATCCTGAAAAAGCATGCCGGGATCCGCTACGATCCTATCGTCGTGGACGCGCTGCATTTGGCTTACGCCAAGGGATATCTGCAGAAATTTGAAAAGGCGCGCCGCTCCCAGGTTCCCGTTGTTGAGATCAACTCCTGA
- the ftsY gene encoding signal recognition particle-docking protein FtsY, which produces MVQTLFGPQEQKSNLFKRLKQAVASTKGQLVARLDQVTEGRETIDPALLDDLEATLIMADLGVETSSDILTGLREQTRRGSLKNASEIRGAVEQEILRILELPENAGSRVVPGKPAKGQPEVMLVVGVNGVGKTTSIAKLARYYKDQGRKPLLVAADTFRAAAIEQLDIWATRLEMQIVKQKAGADPSAVVFDGLKAARSGDFDPVIVDTAGRLHTKHNLMAELSKMCRIASREVPGAPHQVLLVIDATTGQNGLSQARQFTEHAGATGIILTKLDGTAKGGVVIAIARELALPIQFVGVGERIDDLIPFNPRDFVASLFGA; this is translated from the coding sequence ATGGTGCAAACACTATTCGGCCCACAGGAACAAAAGAGCAACCTCTTCAAGCGATTAAAACAGGCTGTAGCTTCAACAAAGGGCCAGTTGGTCGCGCGGCTTGACCAGGTGACGGAAGGCAGGGAAACCATCGATCCCGCTCTTCTGGATGACCTGGAGGCTACATTGATCATGGCCGACCTGGGAGTAGAAACCTCCAGCGATATTCTGACCGGCCTGCGAGAACAGACACGCCGTGGAAGTCTGAAAAATGCGAGCGAAATCCGTGGCGCGGTGGAACAGGAGATCCTCAGGATTCTCGAGCTTCCAGAGAACGCCGGCAGCCGCGTAGTGCCAGGAAAACCGGCCAAAGGCCAGCCGGAAGTCATGCTCGTGGTGGGCGTGAACGGGGTCGGCAAGACCACCAGCATCGCCAAGCTGGCGCGCTACTACAAGGACCAGGGCCGCAAGCCCCTACTGGTAGCCGCGGACACCTTTCGTGCAGCCGCAATCGAACAGCTTGACATCTGGGCTACTCGCCTGGAAATGCAAATCGTCAAGCAGAAAGCCGGGGCCGACCCTTCCGCCGTGGTCTTTGACGGCCTGAAGGCAGCGCGGTCAGGGGACTTTGATCCCGTCATAGTGGACACCGCCGGACGCCTGCACACCAAGCACAATCTGATGGCAGAGCTCAGCAAAATGTGCCGCATCGCCTCGCGAGAAGTGCCCGGCGCTCCCCACCAGGTCCTGCTGGTGATTGACGCCACCACGGGGCAGAACGGCCTTTCCCAGGCCCGCCAGTTCACTGAACATGCGGGAGCAACAGGCATCATCCTGACAAAACTCGACGGAACGGCCAAAGGCGGGGTTGTTATTGCCATTGCCCGCGAGCTGGCGTTACCCATCCAGTTTGTGGGCGTCGGGGAGAGGATTGACGATCTGATTCCTTTCAATCCTCGCGACTTTGTTGCATCCCTGTTCGGCGCGTAG